The stretch of DNA GTACAGGAGCACGCGCATAGGCTCCCCTAGCGCACTCATgaagccgctgccactggccACCCtattcttctccctcctcccccttgcgCACCTCACTTTCAGTTCTGCTATCACCCGCCGGCCAGCATCAGCGCTTCGGCGAGAAggcagatacacacacacgcgcacaatcAGAACTACGTGTATTAGGGGGGGGCGAAACAGAGCCATGGCGACCACCGCCTTCTCGATGGAGGGATCGAAGCACGATATGAACACCTTCTGGGGTCGCGCCCGGTACTGGACGGAGGCGATCAACCCTCTGATGCTGCTCGAGAATGAGCGGACACTTCAGAggcatcagctgctgctcgaccGGTGGAGGGATGGGCAGGCCAGCACCGTCCCGGATGCGGACCtctggcgcgcgcgcgcagctctTGAGAGTTGCATTCACCCCACCACGCAGGAAGTCATCTTCCCCGCCTTCCGCATGTCTATGTTCCTCCCGATGAACTACGTTGTTGTCCCGCTCATGATGCTACCATCGACTGTCATGAGCGTGGGCCGCACGATGGCGATCCAGTGGCTCAACCAGAGCTACAACAGCGCCGTCAACTACGCCAACCGCTCGTCTGACAAGCAGCCGGCGTCAGAAATATTGAAGGCGTACGTGGCAGCGGTCGCTGTGgcgtgcggcggcagcctgATGGCGACCATGTGGCTGAAGCGCATCCCCACGAAGACGACGAAGGCGACGCTTATCCGTGCGACGGTGCCGTTCCTCGCagtcagcggcgccgcgacgGTGAACGTGGCGAGCATGCGCAAGAACGAGTGGCTCAGCAGCGGACAGGGCATCAGCGTTGTCGACGAGGATGG from Leishmania panamensis strain MHOM/PA/94/PSC-1 chromosome 1 sequence encodes:
- a CDS encoding tricarboxylate carrier, putative (TriTrypDB/GeneDB-style sysID: LpmP.01.0570), whose product is MATTAFSMEGSKHDMNTFWGRARYWTEAINPLMLLENERTLQRHQLLLDRWRDGQASTVPDADLWRARAALESCIHPTTQEVIFPAFRMSMFLPMNYVVVPLMMLPSTVMSVGRTMAIQWLNQSYNSAVNYANRSSDKQPASEILKAYVAAVAVACGGSLMATMWLKRIPTKTTKATLIRATVPFLAVSGAATVNVASMRKNEWLSSGQGISVVDEDGVTRGKSTAAGWDSLKKCSATRIVWNLPCMLLPTLSVMPLMRVSSFVRHHTVLTESLLQMLGLTLGVPLALAAYNLHQTIPALKLEPQFHGLQRLDGSPVKTLKYYKGL